The following nucleotide sequence is from Acidobacteriota bacterium.
CTCGGTCATCCGCGCCGGGTCTCCCAGAGCGTCCAGGTCGTAGCCCTGGCGGCGGGCCGAGTCCACCATGTGGTCAAACCAGCGGCGGGGGTGCTTTTCCTCGCCCCTGCGCGGTCCATCCCACCAATTGCCGACGAAGGCCGGGTCGAAGAAGGCCGGGCGGCCGTAGGCGCTCAGCCCCATGAGCTTGCCCGAACCGCCGATGCTGCCGAAGCCGATGTCCCGGCCCACCACGTGGTAGGTCCACCCCGCCGGCAGGCGATGGGGCGCCAGGGGGTAGAGGCGCTCCTCCTCGCCGTAGAAGAAGAGCCCGGCGCGATAGCCCCGCCGGGTGGAGCCGCCGTCGTGGCTGAGGATCGCCGCGCGGCGGTAGGGGCTTTCGTAGAAGCCGTAGGCGGCGTGGGCGTAGTGGTGGGAGAAGAGGGCCCCCGGAACTCGGCTCCCGTCGAGGGTCAGGGTGATGGGCAGGTGGAAGCTGCGGGAGAAGTCGTCATCGAGGAGGGGCCGGTAGTCGGTAGCGCCGATCTCGGCGAGGGTCCGTGGGCCTTCCCACAGCGGATGGGTGGCGAAGTCCTCGATGGACGGTAGCGAGGAGACGGTGGCGAGATCGTGGTGGCCGTATTGGCGGAAGAATTTCTTGTAGCGGTGCTCGCCGGGCTGGGAGTAGACCTCCGCCAGGCGGCGCAGGCCCTCGAGCTTTCCGGCTCCTGGTGGGGGCTCTTCGGCGTCGCCATAGCGCCGGCGCCACAGCGGGCTGGGGATTTCGTGGATGGCGGGGCCCCCGAAGACGAAGCTCAGGCGCTCGGGCTCGAAGAAGCAATATTCCACGTCCTGGGTGGAGGTAACGGCGCAGTAGTCGACGTCGCGGGGAGACAGGCCCGCGTCTTCCAGCACGTCTCGGACGTCGCTGAAGTCGAGACCGAGGGCGTGCTTGATCCGATTCTTGCGCTCTTTCTCCAGGAAGGCGACGACCTCGCCATCCCGCACGAGGGCCACGGCGGCATCGTGGCCGAAGTGCAAGCCGAGGACGATCACAGCACGGCGACCCGATTCTCTTCCTGGCGGCGGGGAGGCTCGCCGGCGGATTCGATGCGGAAGTGGGTTCGCTGAACCCGCGAGTACTCGGTATCGATGACAGAGTCCAGCCACCGGATCATCGCTGCTTCCTCGCCGTCGGGACCCCTCTCGAACCAGTCCAGGGGCCGGTCCAGGTGGCTGCCGGCGTGCTGCTGGTGGATGTGGACAGGGCGGGGGGGAGTCCAGGGGGCGGGCTCCGCCACCTCCTTCTCGTAGAGGTTGTCCTCGCTGAAGAAGCCGGGCCAGTCGTGGCGCAGGACCAGCTCACGGCCGACGCGGCGGTCGTAGTCCGGAGTGATCATCAGGGCGCTCTGGAAGGAGAGGAGGCTGTCCAGTAGGGCGTCGTCCCCGACGATGGGCCGCAGCGCCTCCCGCAGCTCGCCGTAGAGCCGCGGCGACTCGCTGATCCAGCGGAACATCATGTATTCCTCCACCGTCACCAGTGCGTCGAAGCTGGGCAGCTCGTCCACCGGCATCTGCTCGAAGGCCTGCTCGGCGCCGTCGGCGACGAAGGCGGCGGTGTGGCGGTAGCAGCGCCGGTAGACCTCTCCCAGCAGAGTCCCGGGATCGTCGAAGAGGGTCTGGAGGATCGGGCCGTAGAAGTCCTTGTAGGGCAGACCCCGGGCCTGGCGCAGGAAGCGGGAGAGGAATTGGGTCAGGCCGGAGTTGTGGAGGGCGATGACCGCGCGGCCCAGGCAGTACATGTCGACGTATTCGTGGCGGTCGTAGGAGGAGGTCTCGACGATGTAGACGTAGCGGTCCGAGCCGTCGGCCAGGGGCTGGGACTGGCGGCGGCGCTTGACGGAGCCGTAGCGCTCGATGGTCCGGATGCCCCATTTGTCCCGGTAGGCGGGGTCGTTGGCGGGTGCATTGGGCAGGACCATGAAGGGGTAGCAGACGAATTCGTCGTGAATGCCGGACTCCATGAGCTCCGCCAGGGTGTCGCGGAAGGTTTCGAGGGTGTCCTCGGGGGCGCCGAAGATGAGCTGCACGACGCTGGGAACGCCGTCTTCCTGGAGCTCCCGGAGCATGGCCAGCTGTCGCTCCTTGCGGATATTGGACCGGTCCATGGCTGCCAGCACGTCGTCGGACATGGACTGCACGGAGAGGGTGTGGAAGTCGATGAGGCCGGCGCGGAAGGCGCGGCGGTTGATCTCGGTCACCCGCTCGACATTGTTCTTGGCGTTGTTGAGCTGGATGGTCTTGGGATAGCCGGTGCGCTCCTTGGTCTCGATGAGCAGGTCGATGATGTCCAGATCCCGCTGGAAGATGCCGAAATTGGCGGAGGTGAAGGAGACCACCTCGATGCGGTGATCGCCGATCCACCGCGCCTCTTGCTCCAGCCGGTCCATGTCGATCTTGCGCACCTTGCTGTGGGTCGCCGAGCCCCAATCGCAGAAGGTGCATTTGTAGGGGCAGCCGCGGTCGGTCTCCCAGGAGACCACCAGCTGCTTGGCGCCGTCGGGTCCCCGCAGCTCGTCCAGTACCCGCTCGTAGTAGTCGCGCTGGGCGATCCAGGGTTGGTAGTCGAACTCCGCCATCAGCTTTTGATGGCCGGTGAATCGATAGGGCTGCTCGTCTCCCGGCTGCGGCGGCAGCACCAGGCCGGGGATCGCCTCGTAGTCCGGGACCCCCTCCAGGATCTGCTCGAGGATGGTGGCGAAGGGGACCTCGCCATCGCGCAGGACCAAGGCGTCGATGTAGGGGTGGTCGTCGAAGAAGCCGGGGCGGCGGTAGTCCGGGTCCGGGCCTCCGGCGAGGACCAGGCAGTGGGGATG
It contains:
- a CDS encoding radical SAM protein; the protein is MKNILISTPGRVSSLVYLPTIWGILKSYCEQIPVLQENYSWLDPIVIKQSTSAMLAPYEDVPIDVLGLSCYCWNTHSNFDLARAVKERHPHCLVLAGGPDPDYRRPGFFDDHPYIDALVLRDGEVPFATILEQILEGVPDYEAIPGLVLPPQPGDEQPYRFTGHQKLMAEFDYQPWIAQRDYYERVLDELRGPDGAKQLVVSWETDRGCPYKCTFCDWGSATHSKVRKIDMDRLEQEARWIGDHRIEVVSFTSANFGIFQRDLDIIDLLIETKERTGYPKTIQLNNAKNNVERVTEINRRAFRAGLIDFHTLSVQSMSDDVLAAMDRSNIRKERQLAMLRELQEDGVPSVVQLIFGAPEDTLETFRDTLAELMESGIHDEFVCYPFMVLPNAPANDPAYRDKWGIRTIERYGSVKRRRQSQPLADGSDRYVYIVETSSYDRHEYVDMYCLGRAVIALHNSGLTQFLSRFLRQARGLPYKDFYGPILQTLFDDPGTLLGEVYRRCYRHTAAFVADGAEQAFEQMPVDELPSFDALVTVEEYMMFRWISESPRLYGELREALRPIVGDDALLDSLLSFQSALMITPDYDRRVGRELVLRHDWPGFFSEDNLYEKEVAEPAPWTPPRPVHIHQQHAGSHLDRPLDWFERGPDGEEAAMIRWLDSVIDTEYSRVQRTHFRIESAGEPPRRQEENRVAVL
- a CDS encoding carbamoyltransferase N-terminal domain-containing protein, which translates into the protein MIVLGLHFGHDAAVALVRDGEVVAFLEKERKNRIKHALGLDFSDVRDVLEDAGLSPRDVDYCAVTSTQDVEYCFFEPERLSFVFGGPAIHEIPSPLWRRRYGDAEEPPPGAGKLEGLRRLAEVYSQPGEHRYKKFFRQYGHHDLATVSSLPSIEDFATHPLWEGPRTLAEIGATDYRPLLDDDFSRSFHLPITLTLDGSRVPGALFSHHYAHAAYGFYESPYRRAAILSHDGGSTRRGYRAGLFFYGEEERLYPLAPHRLPAGWTYHVVGRDIGFGSIGGSGKLMGLSAYGRPAFFDPAFVGNWWDGPRRGEEKHPRRWFDHMVDSARRQGYDLDALGDPARMTE